The following DNA comes from Chitinophaga nivalis.
CAGAAACACAGCTCCGCGAAATGCGTTTCAGCCTGAAAGATGCTTATTTCCAATCACCTTTGTTACCGGTGTATGATAGCAAAGAGAAGTACGGATACGCCCTGCAGATCAATGAATTGCCTAAGTTTCAGAATCCGGTAGGCGCTAGTTTTTATAACGACAACTACAACAAAACACAGTATTTCAGCGGGAATGCCCGGATGTCGGTACAGCTGATCAAAGGCATGAAGTTCGTGACCAACCTGAGTCTGGCCAACAGCAACAGCTTTGATTACGCTTATCATCCGCCATACCGTGCCAATCAGAATGATCCGGTACAACCTTTCGCCCGTTTAACAGACGGCCGTACCAACAGACGTGAACGCCTGATGGAAAACCTGTTGTACTACGACCGGAGTTTTGGTAAACATAGCCTCAACCTGCTGGCGGGTTATACTGCACAGGAAATTATCCGTAACCGGGTAATTACCATTGCAGACGGAAAATCCAATGTATACACAGTAAAGAACGGACAAGTAGATATTTCCGAAGTACCGGGTGGTTTCCTGGATCCTAATTTTACCACCATGGACGGTGCTAAAGGAGGTTTGTTCAATGCTACCGGCTCCCGGCCGCAATACAACCGCCTGTCTACACTGGGCCGTGTTAACTATTCCTACGATAACAAATACCTGGTGCAATTGTCGGTACGCCGCGACGGTTCTTCCAAATTCGGTGAAAACCGCCGCTATGGTGTATTCCCTTCTGCATCCGTAGGCTGGAATATGCACAGCGAAAGCTTTATGCAGCGCTTTACCTGGCTGGATTTACTGAAAGTACGTGCCAGCTATGGTGAGTTAGGTAATGAAATTTCCCTGAAAGAGTACGATCACCAGGCATTGATTGATATCTATAACTATATGGGTGGTGGCTCCGTACAGGGCGGTGGTACCGTATGGCCCGGTGGTGCTGCATGGGAACTGAAAAATAAAGACCTGCGCTGGGAAACAAGTGTATCTAAAAATATCGGGATCGACTTTGGTGTGTTGAAAAACCTCACCGGTTCCTTTAACTATTTTAACAACGTAACCAATGATCTGCTGATCCGGAAAGAACTGGCGCCAAGTGCCGGATTAAATAATCCGGTGATGAACGTAGGCCGTATCAGTAATAAAGGCTGGGAACTGGAATTAACCTATAGCGATCATCATAAAGATTTTAATTATAGTGTAACCGGTACCGTTAGTCAGGTGAAAAATAAGGTGCTGGCACTGGCCAACGAAGGACAAAAAATAAACGGTGTTGGATTGAAATACGGCAGCGGCCCCATTCCTAATACCACCATGGTAGGTACAGAAATAGGTGCTTTCTATCTCTATACAGCAGATGGCATTTTCCAGTCTGACGAAGAAGCTGCCAACTATAAAAATGCGAATGGTGTTGCTTACCAGCCGGATGCCAAAGCAGGAGATATCCGTTTTATAGACAGCAATGGAGATGGTATTATCAATGCTAAGGATAAAACCTATAAAGGCAGCGGGTTCCCTAAACTCGAATATGGCCTGAATATGAATTTCAGCTACAAAGGTTTCGACCTCCAGTTATTCTGGCAAGGTGTTGCCGGCAACAAAATCTATAATGGTAATAAATACGAACAACAGGGCATGGATGCAGGCCGCAACTTTGATGTAAGTACCCTGCGTGCCTGGACACCAGACAATCGCAATACAGACGTACCACGTGCGGTATTGGGTGATCCGAATGGTAATACCCGCGAATCTACCCGCTTCCTGGAAAAAGGCGATTACCTGCGCCTGAAAACCCTGCAGCTGGGCTATGCCTTTGCGCCACATTTACTGCAAAGAGCCAGCATCAACCGGTTGAGGATCTACGCCAGCGCACAGAACCTGCTCACCTTCACAAAGTATTCCGGTATGGATCCGGAAGTAGGTCGCGCGGAAGTATTGAACACCGGCCTGGACTTATGGATGTATCCACAGAATAAAGTGTTTATGGCCGGCCTGCAGCTGGAATTCTAAGCGTATTTACTATTCAAAAAAATGGTTATGAAAAAATCTTGGTTATATACTTCGTTTTTATTTTTCTCGTTATGTGCCGGCACCGGCTGTAAAAAGGAATTACTGGAACAGAATTCGCCGGACAAACTGACGTCCGATAACTTCTGGACCAATAAGGAGCGTGCATTGACAGGTCTTGCCGCCGCCTATTCCCAGCTGGAAAGTTTCGTAGACTGGGACAACTATGTGGAAGCCCGTTCCTGCCGGGATTTTTACCGCGAAGACTTTGCACAGCCAGGCACCGATGCCTATAACTATGCCTGGTGGATGCAGATTTACAATTTCAACTACGACGCCAGCAATTATGCCATTGAGCTATTATGGCGTGATAATTACCGGGGGATTAACTTCAGTAATCAGGTGTTGGAAAATGTAAGCATCATGACACCGGCGCAGATTGATGACTCCAGCAAAAACGCCATCCTGGCGGAAGCTCATTTTCTGCGTGCCTATTACAACTTTAAGCTGCTGACCAACTTTGAAAAGGTAATCATCCGCGATAAAGTACCCCAGCAGGAAACAGACCTGCCTAAAGCACCCGCTACCCGTGCGGAAGTATGGGACTTTATCCTGGCAGATCTGCGCGCAGCAGAACCGGTATTACCATTGCGCAGTAAAAGACCGGCATCAGAATTGGGACGTATCACCAAAGGCGCAGCGCAGGCTTACCTGGGTAAAGCCCTGATGTATCGTGCCGGAGAAGAAAAAGCGAATAGCAAGGCGTTGTTTACCGAAGCAGCGGCCTGGCTCGAAAAAGTAATCCTGTCCAATGAATACGGCCTGGTAGAAAACTACCTCGGTTTGTTCGACGGTTCTACGAGTAATTCGAAAGAGTCGGTATTTGAACTGCAGCAAACCATGGATCAGTCCAACGGCGCCTACTTCAAATCGCAGTTGAGCGACTGGGTAGCAGCCTACGAACTGGGTGGTTACGGAGAAATCTATGGTACGCCGCGCCTGGTGACGGAAATGAAGAAAGAAGGAGAAGTGG
Coding sequences within:
- a CDS encoding SusC/RagA family TonB-linked outer membrane protein, producing MKRISLMGACFAVLLSFLLLSWVQVAEGLKDKIDVGFRQTKVLQVLQYLEKNTRLKFSYNLDDLEQLKPLTIDKKERTVETLLQEISHITTLQFKITDEIILVKVPSAIVTTQQPAAPQQEKPVTGVIQSATGEKLPGVSVKVKGSTKGVLTDASGAFRFTDLPKDAILEISFIGFNSQEVAVNGQSVLSVTLETSTKVLDQVVVVGYGTQSKRNVSSAITSVKGSEIANVPSNNPVNALQGRVAGLTVVNSGGAPGAMADIKLRGVSTFGEHQPLFVIDGVPGDPYYLNNNDIASIEVLKDGAAASIYGSQSANGVILVTTKKGKKGAPKMEFNSYYSVVNPVGKMHLLDGEGYLKVHRMMYDNAPDIDPSEKPAYLTQPVTANTNWRDEVTQQGSAENYSLNVTGGGEYFNYGLSGNITKEIGTMIGTDFRKKSLRARNEYKKGRLTIETNLVYAETQLREMRFSLKDAYFQSPLLPVYDSKEKYGYALQINELPKFQNPVGASFYNDNYNKTQYFSGNARMSVQLIKGMKFVTNLSLANSNSFDYAYHPPYRANQNDPVQPFARLTDGRTNRRERLMENLLYYDRSFGKHSLNLLAGYTAQEIIRNRVITIADGKSNVYTVKNGQVDISEVPGGFLDPNFTTMDGAKGGLFNATGSRPQYNRLSTLGRVNYSYDNKYLVQLSVRRDGSSKFGENRRYGVFPSASVGWNMHSESFMQRFTWLDLLKVRASYGELGNEISLKEYDHQALIDIYNYMGGGSVQGGGTVWPGGAAWELKNKDLRWETSVSKNIGIDFGVLKNLTGSFNYFNNVTNDLLIRKELAPSAGLNNPVMNVGRISNKGWELELTYSDHHKDFNYSVTGTVSQVKNKVLALANEGQKINGVGLKYGSGPIPNTTMVGTEIGAFYLYTADGIFQSDEEAANYKNANGVAYQPDAKAGDIRFIDSNGDGIINAKDKTYKGSGFPKLEYGLNMNFSYKGFDLQLFWQGVAGNKIYNGNKYEQQGMDAGRNFDVSTLRAWTPDNRNTDVPRAVLGDPNGNTRESTRFLEKGDYLRLKTLQLGYAFAPHLLQRASINRLRIYASAQNLLTFTKYSGMDPEVGRAEVLNTGLDLWMYPQNKVFMAGLQLEF
- a CDS encoding RagB/SusD family nutrient uptake outer membrane protein gives rise to the protein MKKSWLYTSFLFFSLCAGTGCKKELLEQNSPDKLTSDNFWTNKERALTGLAAAYSQLESFVDWDNYVEARSCRDFYREDFAQPGTDAYNYAWWMQIYNFNYDASNYAIELLWRDNYRGINFSNQVLENVSIMTPAQIDDSSKNAILAEAHFLRAYYNFKLLTNFEKVIIRDKVPQQETDLPKAPATRAEVWDFILADLRAAEPVLPLRSKRPASELGRITKGAAQAYLGKALMYRAGEEKANSKALFTEAAAWLEKVILSNEYGLVENYLGLFDGSTSNSKESVFELQQTMDQSNGAYFKSQLSDWVAAYELGGYGEIYGTPRLVTEMKKEGEVATDKRYDHRLYNTIFFKDPYFNEATNPRVYGKVFDSVFKNNKNAIAFRKWIPAKLNQLGNAVAINVPLMRLADVKLLYAEAQNEAGEPGKAVTQINEVRARAGMPALALSGKQAIFDQLIHERVMEFTLEGSRFYDLRRWGLLVQQMQAAKRQFSADKSFYPLPQKETLNNPLAQ